In Niallia sp. FSL W8-0635, one genomic interval encodes:
- a CDS encoding GNAT family N-acetyltransferase: MTITIKKCTLADLHKLQEISIETFNETFKHENSLENMKFYLENAFTLNQLEKEISNISSQFYFVFFNNQHAGYLKVNINEAQSEKMGEEFLEIERIYVKSRFQKHGIGQYLINKAVEIAKKEKKRMIWLGVWEKNDNAIGFYQKNGFVQKGTHSFFMGDEEQLDYIMTKTLL, encoded by the coding sequence ATGACAATAACGATTAAAAAATGTACACTCGCAGATTTACATAAGCTTCAAGAAATAAGCATCGAAACATTTAACGAGACATTTAAACATGAGAATTCATTAGAAAATATGAAATTTTATCTTGAAAATGCATTTACCCTCAATCAATTAGAAAAGGAAATATCCAATATTTCTTCCCAATTTTATTTTGTCTTTTTTAATAACCAACATGCTGGGTATTTAAAGGTCAATATAAATGAAGCTCAGTCTGAAAAAATGGGGGAAGAATTCCTAGAAATAGAAAGAATTTATGTAAAGAGCAGATTTCAAAAACATGGGATTGGTCAATATTTGATAAATAAAGCGGTGGAAATTGCAAAGAAGGAAAAGAAAAGGATGATCTGGCTAGGGGTATGGGAAAAAAATGATAATGCGATAGGGTTTTATCAAAAAAATGGATTTGTTCAAAAGGGGACACATTCTTTTTTTATGGGGGATGAAGAACAATTAGATTATATAATGACAAAAACACTTCTATAA
- a CDS encoding MarR family winged helix-turn-helix transcriptional regulator, which yields MKEILREIGMIGRALDSISNIEFKEFNLTKGQYLYLVRICENPGIIQEKLAEMIKVDRTTAARSIKKLEMNGFIEKKEDQKNKKIKKLFPTEKGEQVYPFIKRENDYSNEIALAGFSESEIEVIYNLLYRIRKNIEKDWELVKKGKKRIY from the coding sequence ATGAAAGAAATTCTCCGGGAGATTGGGATGATTGGTAGAGCATTGGATTCTATTAGTAACATTGAATTTAAAGAATTTAACCTTACTAAGGGACAGTATCTTTACCTTGTGAGAATATGTGAAAATCCAGGAATCATCCAAGAAAAATTAGCGGAAATGATAAAGGTAGATCGAACAACAGCAGCACGTTCTATAAAAAAATTGGAGATGAATGGATTTATTGAAAAAAAAGAGGATCAAAAGAACAAAAAAATAAAAAAACTCTTTCCAACGGAGAAAGGTGAACAAGTTTACCCCTTTATTAAAAGAGAAAATGATTATTCAAATGAGATTGCATTAGCTGGTTTCTCCGAGTCTGAGATAGAAGTTATTTATAACCTACTTTATAGGATTAGAAAAAATATAGAAAAAGACTGGGAGTTAGTGAAGAAGGGAAAGAAGAGAATTTATTAA